The proteins below come from a single Bactrocera dorsalis isolate Fly_Bdor chromosome 5, ASM2337382v1, whole genome shotgun sequence genomic window:
- the LOC125779019 gene encoding larval cuticle protein 65Ag1-like, which translates to MKFVIVFVALFALAYAAPAAPEAEIVELRSDVDPEKYSFALKTSDGTSKDEEGHLVNVGAEDEHIVARGSYSFVADDGQTYTVTYVADENGFQPSGAHLPVAPEA; encoded by the exons ATGAAATTCGTCATTGTTTTCGTCGCCCTCTTCGCTCTCGCCTATGCTGCCCCAGCTGCGCCTGAAGCCGAAATCGTCGAATTGAGATCCGATGTCGACCCCGAGAAATACAGCTTCGC CTTGAAGACCAGCGATGGTACATCAAAGGACGAAGAAGGTCACTTGGTCAATGTTGGTGCTGAAGATGAACACATTGTTGCCCGTGGTTCTTACTCTTTCGTCGCTGATGATGGTCAAACCTACACCGTCACCTATGTTGCTGATGAGAACGGTTTCCAACCTTCAGGTGCTCATTTGCCCGTTGCCCCTGAGGCATAA
- the LOC105232733 gene encoding larval cuticle protein 65Ag1, which produces MKFSILCAFVVLLVALAATAAPVEKQVEIVRQEADVAPESYKFGFETSDGTQHDEEGQLKNVGTDDEAIAVKGSYKYVGDDGVTYHVSYTADENGFQPVGDHLPKA; this is translated from the coding sequence ATGAAATTCAGTATCCTTTGCGCGTTCGTTGTACTTTTGGTTGCACTTGCCGCGACAGCCGCTCCAGTCGAGAAACAGGTGGAAATTGTACGCCAGGAGGCCGATGTGGCCCCAGAAAGCTACAAATTCGGCTTCGAGACAAGCGATGGCACACAACACGACGAGGAAGGTCAGCTGAAAAATGTTGGAACCGACGATGAGGCAATCGCCGTGAAGGGTTCCTACAAATATGTGGGCGATGACGGCGTCACCTATCACGTGAGCTACACAGCCGATGAGAATGGCTTCCAGCCGGTGGGCGATCATTTGCCGAAAGCATAA
- the LOC105232734 gene encoding endocuticle structural protein SgAbd-6 → MKLMLVLSVLCLLGCSLAAPQAPVEILEQEVDNIGINGYKFSYKLSDGTTRTEEAVLNNAGTDNESLSVRGSVSWVAPDGITYTINFVADENGFQPEGAHIPK, encoded by the exons ATGAAATTG ATGCTAGTCTTGAGTGTTTTGTGCCTGCTCGGTTGCAGTTTGGCTGCCCCACAAGCTCCTGTCGAGATCTTAGAACAGGAAGTGGATAATATCGGCATTAATGGCTATAAGTTCAG CTACAAACTGAGTGATGGCACGACTCGCACCGAAGAGGCTGTTCTCAACAATGCCGGCACTGACAACGAATCACTTTCTGTGCGCGGCAGCGTTTCCTGGGTGGCGCCCGATGGAATAACTTATACTATTAACTTTGTGGCCGATGAAAACGGCTTCCAACCCGAAGGTGCACACATACCGAAGTAA
- the LOC105232738 gene encoding larval cuticle protein 65Ab1-like, which yields MTSTKFSNHNGRTTHKIKTNMKAVFIFACLLAVAFARPNPEAEIVRLDSDVGPESYKFNLETSDGTKKEESGVVKNVGSENEAIAVSGSFSWVDEKTGEKFTVTYVADENGFQPQGAHLPVAPEA from the coding sequence ATGACATCCACTAAGTTTTCTAACCACAACGGAAGAACAACtcacaaaatcaaaacaaacatgAAAGCCGTATTCATCTTCGCCTGTCTGTTGGCTGTTGCCTTCGCTCGCCCCAACCCTGAAGCCGAGATTGTGCGTCTAGACTCCGACGTTGGTCCTGAGTCCTACAAATTCAACCTTGAGACCAGCGATGGTACAAAGAAGGAAGAATCTGGAGTAGTGAAGAACGTTGGCAGTGAAAACGAGGCTATCGCCGTTAGCGGCAGCTTCTCGTGGGTGGATGAGAAGACTGGTGAGAAATTCACCGTCACCTATGTTGCTGATGAGAACGGTTTCCAACCACAAGGTGCTCATTTGCCAGTTGCCCCAGAAGCTTAA
- the LOC105232735 gene encoding larval cuticle protein 65Ag1, whose translation MKFVIVFVALFALAYAAPAAPEAEIVELRSDVDPEKYSFALKTSDGTSKSEEGQLVNVGAEDEHIVARGSYSFVADDGQTYTVTYVADENGFQPQGAHLPVAPEA comes from the exons ATGAAATTCGTTATTGTATTCGTCGCCCTCTTCGCTCTCGCCTATGCTGCCCCAGCTGCGCCTGAAGCCGAAATCGTCGAATTGAGATCCGATGTCGACCCCGAGAAATACAGCTTCGC CTTGAAGACCAGCGATGGTACATCAAAGTCCGAAGAAGGTCAGTTGGTCAATGTTGGTGCTGAAGATGAACACATTGTTGCCCGTGGTTCTTACTCTTTCGTCGCTGATGATGGTCAAACCTACACCGTCACTTATGTTGCTGATGAGAACGGTTTCCAACCACAAGGTGCTCATTTGCCCGTTGCCCCTGAAGCTTAA
- the LOC105232736 gene encoding larval cuticle protein 65Ag1-like produces the protein MKFVIVFVALFAVALAAPPAQQVEIVRQDSDVQPDGYRFGYETSDGSKHEEQGQLNNIGTEQESISVRGSYSFVADDGQVYTVNYIADENGFQPQGAHLPVA, from the coding sequence atgaaattcgTCATTGTGTTCGTTGCCCTCTTCGCCGTGGCTTTGGCTGCTCCTCCCGCACAGCAAGTTGAGATTGTGCGTCAGGACTCCGATGTCCAACCTGACGGTTACCGCTTCGGTTACGAGACCAGTGATGGTTCCAAGCACGAAGAACAAGGACAGCTGAACAACATCGGCACAGAGCAGGAATCGATTTCCGTACGCGGTTCATACAGTTTTGTTGCCGACGATGGCCAAGTCTACACTGTCAACTACATTGCCGATGAAAATGGTTTCCAACCACAAGGAGCTCATTTGCCTGTTGCTTAA
- the LOC125779020 gene encoding larval cuticle protein 65Ag1-like — MKFVIVFVALFALAYAAPAAPEAEIVELRSDVEPEKYSFALKTSDGTSKDEEGHLVNVGAEDEHIVARGSYSFVADDGQTYTVTYVADENGFQPQGAHLPVAPEA; from the exons ATGAAATTCGTTATTGTTTTCGTTGCCCTCTTCGCTCTCGCCTATGCTGCCCCAGCTGCGCCTGAAGCCGAAATCGTTGAATTGAGATCCGATGTTGAGCCCGAGAAATACAGTTTCGC CTTGAAGACCAGCGATGGTACATCAAAGGACGAAGAAGGTCACTTGGTCAATGTTGGTGCTGAAGATGAACACATTGTTGCCCGTGGTTCTTACTCTTTCGTCGCTGATGATGGTCAAACCTACACCGTCACCTACGTTGCTGATGAAAACGGTTTCCAACCACAAGGTGCTCATTTGCCCGTTGCCCCTGAGGCATAA
- the LOC105232737 gene encoding larval cuticle protein 65Ag1: MKFVIVFVALFALAYAAPAAPEAEIVELRSDVEPEKYSYALKTSDGTSKDEEGHLVNVGAEDEHIVARGSYSFVADDGQTYTVTYVADENGFQPSGAHLPVAPEA, from the exons ATGAAATTCGTTATTGTTTTCGTCGCCCTCTTCGCTTTGGCTTACGCTGCCCCAGCTGCTCCTGAAGCCGAAATCGTTGAATTGAGATCCGATGTTGAGCCTGAGAAATACAGCTACGC CTTGAAGACCAGCGATGGTACATCAAAGGACGAAGAAGGTCACTTGGTCAATGTTGGTGCTGAAGATGAACACATTGTTGCCCGTGGCTCATACTCCTTCGTCGCTGATGATGGTCAAACCTACACCGTCACCTATGTTGCTGATGAGAACGGTTTCCAACCTTCAGGTGCTCATTTGCCCGTTGCCCCTGAGGCTTAA